Part of the Paenibacillus kyungheensis genome, GCATCCCAATCGATCTGATGCAGTCCACTACTCCCAATAAAATCACCTGTATGTTTATCTGTAATATAGAGAATCATATCTGTACGAGCCAAAAAATTCAAACGATGTTGTCGTGCATTGCTCTCCGATTCTTCTAATGTTGGTAGCGTTTTGGCAAAAGGTAACCATGGTTTTAGCTCAGCGATACTCTCATGGATGGCTTCATTAACCTGTATCCCATCTCCCCATTGAGGTGCACGAATACATAAGCGTTCTGTCTCAAAGCTTTCAGGAAAATCTATTAAAATAGGTGAAATAGATGTCATCGTTATTCTCCTTTAAAGTCATTGATGTTTATATTTGTCTCAACTATCTTCCTGTTGTCTAATTTTTGGGATTCCTATATTTTTCAGCTAAACTTTGCTCATAAGTATCAATAACCTGCAAAGCAACTGTACGTAATTCATTCATATAATTCAACTGATTGTTCAGTTTAGGATAATCACTTAAGTCGTATTTCTCAAGAAATTGGTATTTAGGAAACCACTCAAAAAAGCTTTTAGACAACCATTTTTTCATATGATAGCGATTTTCTGCATCCTGTATTTTCTTTTCTATTGTCTTATACTCACATGTAGGTTCGATATAGGCAGTATATGTGCTAAGATCAGCATTGATTACTTCATTGCGAGCATATCTTTTAAATTCATCTTCAAATTCTTCAAGTATTTCAGTAGTCCAACGACTAGAAACATCAGCATTGATTATATTTTGATAATACTTATCAATTTGTTCTAACTTTACTAATAATTCTTTCAAATAGACACCCTTTCGTATATTGCGTATTATTTTATTTTTTTAACTAATTAGGCATGCGCATGATGGCTGCTCTAAGTGCATTGGTTCCTTGTTCAGTTTGCAAATAAGACAGCGGTGTTTGATGATCTAACGCTGGGATAGTCCGTTCAATCCATTGGAATGTATATTCACCTAACTTAGCAAGTAGTACGATTTGAATGTCTTTTGGAATAGTAGTCTGGCTCATTTTTGTTTTTAATAAAGGATCGATAGGATCGTATAGCTCTTGATGAATATCGACAAATTTTTGCCAACTGTCTTTATTGTATTTTTCACCATAAATATCGTATATATCAGACATATCTGTTCTCCTTACAAAGTAAAATATATAACATACCAAAATACACTAAGCATGTATACTTAGTGTATTAAGAATGATAAGTAATAACAAGTTCTCTAAAATTCAAATACAGACATTCTACCATCTATCATAATCGTTTATCCTATAATATACCCTGCCGCTTCCGAAGCTAAAAAGACCATTTTGTTCATCAACATCATATCATTATACTTAGCAAAAATATGATCATTACTATTAAAACTATTAAAGAAAACACATTTTTTCTTTTCTCAATTTCAATTCCATATTTTCAAACTGCTACTGCTTAACCTGTTATAAAAAGGATCAATTCATTAGAAAATGCTATATTTAATTTCTATCTAATTGCTGATTTACTTTCTGTATAGATAATATTTTGCTATGCTACTCATTTTAACAGCATACTTTATTCCAAATCTAAATATTTGTTAAATAGTAATTATTTGCTTTCGATCATTCGATATAACAACATGGCCGCTTCTGCACGAGTTAGATTATTTTTAGGCTGAAAAGAATGATTGGGATAACCTAAAATAATCCCTTTTTGATATCCTTTTTGTATAGAGCCCGTAGCCCATTTTGAGATATAAGCAGCATCACTAAATTCAAATTGGTCTACATCAATAGAGTCTTCGATATTGCCTATGACAGCATTAACAATCATCTTAGAAGCTTGTTCTCGATTAACAGTTAGCGTAGGTGCAAACACCTTTTTACTAAATCCTTTGACATAATTATAATGAATAGCTTCTTTTAATTCTGGAATATACCATGCGCTCCAATCAATATCATCAAATACTATTTTTTTAGTTGTATTGATTGAAGACGTTTCTTTGTTAATATATTTTTGTCCTCTGACAATTAAAGCCATAAATTCAGCACGAGTCACTTCTCTTTCAGGTTCAAAATGAGTTTTACTAACTCCTTCTATTATTCCCATCTGATGTAATTCCTGAATTTGAGATTTACTAAATATAGAATCAATATCTTCAAATTCTTGATCATTATTTGTTGATAAATAATCATTTTTCTCAGGAACTGCAACTATTTCATCAAGAAGATCGGTTTGTTGAAGTTCTTTTTCATTTGTACTCTCAATAATCTTCTTATTTTTTTCTTTTTCTTTTTTAGTTCGAATAGTTATTGAAATAGGTGTTGATGCTTGTTTTTTACTATTTTCTGACCAGATTTTAAAAACATACGATTGATCTGCTTTCAATGTATCTTGTGTAAATGTATCTGTTAATCCTCGAAATACTATTTTATTATTGAGTTCAATAACTAAATGTTCTTTGACTAAAAAATGTTCTATTTTTAGAGTAACAGTTGATCTAGTAGCATCTGAATCAATAACTTTAAACTGATTAGAAGGAAGTGTTTCAAAAGAAAGAACATCTAATTTTTTGCCTTTGCCAGCAGTATTTAGAGGCACAATATACCAACCTTCATATGAAGTTGCTGAAGATAATTTATCAAGATGGGCAGTATTCTGAGTTGTTTCATATACTAAATGATCAGTATTATCATATAACTGATATTGGTCTGCGCCCTTAATGATATTCCATTTTAGATCGACAGAATCAACAGTAATATTAGAAATTCGAACTTTATTTGTATCTTGTGTAGTGCTTTCTGGTAAAGTACGATAAGTAAATTTATTCAATGAACTTGTTCCATTTTGGTTAGTTGCTGATATATAGAAATTATAAATTTCACCAGCGTTTAAATTCGTTATTACAGCTTGCTCTTCAGCAGTAGTTTTAATTTCTTTTTTATTCTCATCATAAATTGTATACGTATCCACATTATCAAGTTGATTCCAATGGAACGATAGACTTTGATCGGTTACATCAGTTAGTTTTACATCACTAGGAGCAGAAGGGCTAGTTAATAATGTTCCTATTAATGGTTGTGTCCAGCCTGCTGAATTGCCTGATGTAATAGAATAATTATAATAAGTAGATCCTGTTAAAGACGGAATCTGAAAATCGCCCTCTGGAATAATATATTCTTTTCCATCAATTTCGAGTCGATATTTAGTTGCTCCTTCAATCGGCTTTATTTCGATCACTGCATTACTTTCTGTTATGTCTTTAATAATTACACTCTCATTAAACATACTCTCAGGAAGAGTGGTTATTAATATTTCTTTAGAAGAACCATATCCGCTTGTATTATAGGGTGTAATCGTAGCACGGTATGTGAATCCAGGCTCTAGCCCTTTAACCTCAAAGTTAGTTAAATCATCTGAGATATTGTATTCTCCCACATTTTCTATCACAATACGATAACCAGTTGCTCCTCTTACGGCTTGCCAGTTTAAAGCGACTGAATGTGAATGAGCATCAACTTGTTCTAGTCTGCCTACAACTGAAGGCAACGTCCAAATATTACTCAAATACGAAAAGTTACTCCAACCTGTTGTATTTCCAGCTGCAATAGCATAATTAAAAGCACTTCCCGAACTTAAGCCACTATCTATAAACCGTTGATAAGGACCTTGATAAATATACGTCTCGCTTCTTTTTAAAGAATAATATGTATCTTCTTGAACCGATGACGTAGTATAGGTAGATTTAGCTACTGTATTCCAATCAAGTAAAATACTATTCTCTGTCATTTGTAAAAATCTAAAACCTGTAGGTGCACTAGGTAGAGATAGATAAGATACATGATAAGGAAGTCCATTACCAGATGGATTGATAGCTGTTACAACTATAGTATAGAAAGTATACGGTTTTAATCCAGAGATTTGCTGATATACATTTCCTGTAACTGTAGTATCCACATCTACTTGTTGATTATTTGCATTAATAGCTTGAATCTGATAA contains:
- a CDS encoding GNAT family N-acetyltransferase: MTSISPILIDFPESFETERLCIRAPQWGDGIQVNEAIHESIAELKPWLPFAKTLPTLEESESNARQHRLNFLARTDMILYITDKHTGDFIGSSGLHQIDWDARKFEIGYWLRTSCTGKGYMTEAVTGIAQFAIDHLQANRIEIRCDDRNTSSSQVAIRTGFTLEGTLRNHKMNDGQWVSTMIFAKVRGIEY
- a CDS encoding YxiJ family protein, translated to MKELLVKLEQIDKYYQNIINADVSSRWTTEILEEFEDEFKRYARNEVINADLSTYTAYIEPTCEYKTIEKKIQDAENRYHMKKWLSKSFFEWFPKYQFLEKYDLSDYPKLNNQLNYMNELRTVALQVIDTYEQSLAEKYRNPKN
- a CDS encoding MbcA/ParS/Xre antitoxin family protein — translated: MSDIYDIYGEKYNKDSWQKFVDIHQELYDPIDPLLKTKMSQTTIPKDIQIVLLAKLGEYTFQWIERTIPALDHQTPLSYLQTEQGTNALRAAIMRMPN
- a CDS encoding fibronectin type III domain-containing protein, with protein sequence MKIRVLLLLFVFTITTLLFPYRGILINEVQAASVVIDSGSQTYKTTTHKIEDYGFSVGFKKKIYDGSKDYMIRLHYRLPSGAPTLANRIYAKLDSTIFFDTKVIGAYNGYIDVPIPDTGVNKAYEAITMLVDLNGSAKTGDSELKYEVFYEDITAPTKPVINGVPSTWTTSALINIDGSNDASGIARYMYRIDNKEYIEYKNPFLAPDGQHTIETYAVDMNGLQSEHVTVTSFVDNTPPTSPILNGGGDQWYSNNVNIDIRSGTDSQSGINRTEYYLSGATSTSWQNGNGATISNEGITIIHARTIDNVGNISQEVERTIKIDRIQPDLTITEQKIDSSTLRLTAKATDASSGIKSITLPNGSIVNSDTATFDTKINGRYTFIATDQMGLTTTQTKNISNLDETPPTINITYSKSYAKSITIQIYAEDNDTGVKEIVLPDGSIIRSNQAETIIEENGTYLFKAIDIAGNVTEQNIIISTIDTQQPTIDIFYSDVPQQELTFKITTSDKESGIDFVTLPDGTRVHNTDAEYTVHTNGQYTFKVTDKAGNDHLQSIEVQHIDQVKPQIQVDVNGSTWTDQPITILISYQDLDSGLDKNKLYYKLTQTENNPENWNIAEKDQQPLTITEEGEWYLHAMAVDQAGNKQLFTSKKYQLQRQPEIPNLKVKGISSEEIQLNWELSTGASITDGYTYYIRNQETGKTFQVEYPENSIIDKDLKGGEIYHYTIQVQNHVGSSEKSKSISGYTLPEAPTHVLVERLERDYDKALLTISPVQSASAYQIQAINANNQQVDVDTTVTGNVYQQISGLKPYTFYTIVVTAINPSGNGLPYHVSYLSLPSAPTGFRFLQMTENSILLDWNTVAKSTYTTSSVQEDTYYSLKRSETYIYQGPYQRFIDSGLSSGSAFNYAIAAGNTTGWSNFSYLSNIWTLPSVVGRLEQVDAHSHSVALNWQAVRGATGYRIVIENVGEYNISDDLTNFEVKGLEPGFTYRATITPYNTSGYGSSKEILITTLPESMFNESVIIKDITESNAVIEIKPIEGATKYRLEIDGKEYIIPEGDFQIPSLTGSTYYNYSITSGNSAGWTQPLIGTLLTSPSAPSDVKLTDVTDQSLSFHWNQLDNVDTYTIYDENKKEIKTTAEEQAVITNLNAGEIYNFYISATNQNGTSSLNKFTYRTLPESTTQDTNKVRISNITVDSVDLKWNIIKGADQYQLYDNTDHLVYETTQNTAHLDKLSSATSYEGWYIVPLNTAGKGKKLDVLSFETLPSNQFKVIDSDATRSTVTLKIEHFLVKEHLVIELNNKIVFRGLTDTFTQDTLKADQSYVFKIWSENSKKQASTPISITIRTKKEKEKNKKIIESTNEKELQQTDLLDEIVAVPEKNDYLSTNNDQEFEDIDSIFSKSQIQELHQMGIIEGVSKTHFEPEREVTRAEFMALIVRGQKYINKETSSINTTKKIVFDDIDWSAWYIPELKEAIHYNYVKGFSKKVFAPTLTVNREQASKMIVNAVIGNIEDSIDVDQFEFSDAAYISKWATGSIQKGYQKGIILGYPNHSFQPKNNLTRAEAAMLLYRMIESK